ATTGAGAAGGATTAGTGATACCACGATAGGATAGGTGCATAGGGTACAACATATGCTGCTAATCTTGGGTCAGAGTAATATTCATTAGCCTTCGGATGATCGGCTAAAAAACAGAAAAGTAGAAAATGACATCACATAGTTCAACGAACCAGTATATTCTTTTGCGTGAGAAAAAAATCCAAGCATTACCAGGCCAAGGGCATGTGTATGCTAGAATGTGCATGCTATCACTCCATCTGCAGAAAAATGGACTAATCCTATATTGGAGAAGCCACCTAAGACCAACTCCAACAGCTTATTTATAATCCTAGCTAAATTTAGAGTTTAGATGGCTGTGTAAAAGATAGACAAGGACTAAATGGATGGGTGTATCCAACAACAACTCTAAATATAGATAATCATTGGTACAAATCTCAATAACCAACGATCTGCTAGCCTCTGGACGTTGCTCTCGCGGTGCTATCCGGCCACCGCCATCGCAGGTCAGTCCGGCCACCGCCATAGCAGTCAACGCCAGCCGCCACAACAATTGAAAAATATTTCTGTTACTATGACTAATAAAACAGAGAAATTATGGCGTGAAGAAATAACAATCTGTGGCCTAAAAAGAATTAAACACAAAAGAAAGCATACTTCTAAATTGCAGAAACTTGACAACAAAGACAAATGATTCACTATAGCAGCATCTTACAATGCCACACCGATTGAAAAATATTTCTGTTTGCTAGAGTGGTAACCATCTCATTAGAAAACAAGATTGTGGTCCAAAAATAGTAACAATAATTCTAGCAATTGAGGTAGGTGGGGCAAGTATCTGGTTTGAACTTCGTTTTGGCACTGGAAGAGATCTCCGTGTGACACTTCATTGTTTTCATGTTTTATTAGCTAATGTTTTAACGTTTGCTGAATAGTAGCAGCTTTGACTGTCAATGTAGTAAATATTTCAATAATTAACAGTACATGACTATTGATCAAGTTCTAATGTTCTTGTTAGATTATTGATGTGCACATTGTCTAATTTGAGAAATACAGCTGCCACAACTTGCATGTGTTAATTCAGACCTGCACATAGCGACACTACATATGACTGAAAAATTCCACATTGTCCAGAGTGCCAAGGTTTTCTACTGCTCACAAGAAAATGAGGCATACATTGTACTTTGCTATATTATATTGTACTAATATAACTACACCCTACAAATTACAGAAACGATCTTCTCAAATATCCCATTGATAGTAGCATTCCAAACATCTAAACTGGACACAATGCTTCCATTGAGATGCATATAAGTTTCAGACTAAATGGATTTATTGAGCCACCATCTCACCAGTGACCAGTATAGGGCTGCAAACCCTCAAATTGAGGACAATTGAGCCTCGATCCAACACCAGTGTTCCATCTCCCCTATCTGGTGCCCTGTCTCCAGATCGTGCCTTCCTAGACGCGTCTGGGAAGCAAGTGTAGCCTCTGCGCCCTCGGTTTCTACAGGAGCAGTTGGAGAAGCACACGATGGCCTGAACATGGTGAAGATGGCCACGACGGCAGCGACTGCACAGCAGCGGAATCGCAAGTGGAATAGCACATGGGAGGACAGGCGGGCGCGAAATCACGCGTGAGCAGAAGGCTGTGTGAGGGTGGGAGGACGGAGGGGAAGATTGCGAGCCGCACAGCCTCGACAAAGATACCGAGCGAAGGGGAGCGTATACTGAGCCGGATGAAGAGgcgaggataaaggctagtctgTTGGAACGGGAAATCACCATGATTATCTATCTTTTTACTCAGCACAACGTTTTAGCTAAgctgttggagttgctctaaagTGATGATCCAGTGCCCACTATATTTTTAGCAGGcggcatttttttaaaaaaatggtcCTACCAATAGAATGACAGATTGGAAGGTGCCAATAGAATGACAAATTGGAAGGATACAACTGACTGACAGCTTGGAAGGACACAACTGACTGTTCATGAGGATGAACCAACATGGTCGCATCTGTATTTCAGTAGAGCAACAGGAGAACCTTGCCCGGCAGCCAGCAGCGTGGTCCTATACAACTGACAAGCGGCTCGTGTTGTGAGGAAGAGGGAATCTCACCAGAATTTCAGAAGTAAATTGGTGACAGGAAGAGAAATCATCCTCCCATCTATATTTCTGGTCACATCAGTTCGCCATAGCTAGCCATGGCCCATGTTCTAAGGACAGTCCTAACATTCAAATACGATTCCAAGAAAATAAAATATTGGATGGATAAAACGGAGAGATGGCAGTGTTTTGCCATGTTGTTCCACGCCTCATTTACAAATCTCTCATTACCGATTTGGGATCCTGCAGGCCTCAAATTCTCTCACGGCAGGTAGATTCCCGTACTTTGGTATTTTTGTTTGATAGATACATGCCAGCTGCATGCTGGAGCTATATGACAACCATACAGTGTTTCTGGTATCAACCTGTTAGTGTTTAGGCAACGACAAAAGCAATGGTGCTAGCGTTCATAAATATTCTCCAGTACATGGCTCTTCTCCAACTCTTAACTCTCTGATCCCAAGCCTAAACCCAACCAATAACGGTTTGCATCTCTATCAACAGTTCGTGAAAAATTTTGGATCCAATGCCCACATGTCATCGGTTCTACTCTTAATGAGACATAGTTTTCGAAAAGGAAACATAACTAACATAAATCAAATTGGTAAGCAAACTCTGCAACGCATAATGGTGTACGGAGTCATGAATTAGAAGGTCTCGACAGTTGAGTTGCAACATTATTTTCTTCAAAATCGACAGCCAGTAAGTAACATCAAAGAATCATGTAGGGTTTCAACAGTTACCCTAGACATATTTATGTGTGCCCAGATATCAAGTTGATTAAGCAGGATATCAAGAACATAGCAAAGCACTGATCAAGCTTACCTTTCTGCATTGTAGGAAGAAGAACGTTTAAGCGCCGGATACCTCTCAGCCGGACCATCTCTTTGCAAAGTGTTCTTTCACCAGAGCAAGAGCTTTCCCTCTGTGAGATATTTCGTTCTTCACTGACTTGGGCATCTCAGCATATCTGCATTACATGATATGCAATCAGTGTGAAGAAAGGATGCGGGAGAAGTAGGAACTATCAGGAAAATTGCGTTCGATACTCACGTTTGTTCAAAACCATCTGGCTGGAACACAGGATCCCACCCAAAATTGTTAGGGCCTCTAGCAGGCACGATCTTTCCCTGCACATTGAGAACCAGTCTCAAAACATGATATTCCAAAAATAAATATGCTGCAGCATTCATCAAAGTGGTATGGTACAATCAAAATACTTCCTCCTACTGTAACCAAGGCAATCATGCGCACAGAATTTGGAACAAGGCTAAACAATCTAACAGAGCTAATGATCAAGCTTACCTTTCTGCTTTATCCCCATCAACTTGGGGTTTTCCGACAGGCAGTCGAGCTCGCCCATCATCATGGTGCGCGAGATCAGCGGCGAGGGGAGGAACCTAAGGTTTGGGAACCTCGGCTTGCACGTCTGAACGACCCCAGCGTTCCCGTGATCCTTTACCGAGAGCGAGCCATAGGTGACGAGCTGCATCAGCACGCTCACCGGCCTCAGCTTCGGGCAGGTGCACGCGCCGACGTCTTCCTCTCCGAGGATCCTGAAGCTGTCCGTCATCACGTTGTCCGGGCGTATCAGTGACTCTAGGCTCTCGGACTTGGCACAGGACGAGGGTACGCTCAGCGGAGTATTGATGCACTGGCGCAGGAGCTTACCAATTTGATCTGGCTCAGGGGAGAGAGGGGAGGGAGAAGAGCCTTGGATCTGGCGCGAGAGCGGACTGCAAACAGCCAGATTCGGTGCCACTGACCTCTCCATCGATTTGGTGCCTCACATTTTGGATCCTCGGAGAGGAAGGCGCTGGATGGCTAGCAGCCTAGCACGGCGTTAGGTCGCTCCGCTCCCACCACCTTCGACTTCGACGTGCAGCCTCACGGACGCGTCGGCCAGCGTCTCCAGCCTCGGTTGTGGCCCGCGCGCTATGGACGGCGGAGCGGTGGGTGGGGAGGCGGGGCAGTGGCGGTTTCAGAGGGAGGAGCGAGAGGTAGGGTTGCTTGTACGGAGTGGATGAGGGGGCGAGTAGGAAACGAACGCGGGCGTGGGCAGTGGAGTCAGGGACGGTTCAGATTCACGGGAGGCAGAACAGGGAAATGGATGGATCAGATTCATTGGAGGCAGAACGATGGGAGGCAGGCTacccttagagccttaataaATAGTATAGAATCATTTTTTAAAGAACATGCAAACATGCGAAAATCATACCTTCTAGCATGTATTGCAATCTTTAGCCACCTTCAGTCCAGCTACAATCCTGGTTTCAAGTCCAGTTCTTTTTGACAACGACATTCTCAGGACATTGTCAGCTTTGTCCCTTCTCCCAATTGAAACATAAACATCAGCCAGCATCTTATAGTTAGCGTTGCTTCCTGGATCCAAGGACAAGATATGCCTAGCTGCTGCTTCACCAATCACCAAATTCCCCCAGTAACGTGAACCACTTAGTAATGTCCCCCACAATATAGGGTTTCTTGCATGTTTAGAGTGGGAACTCTGGATCAGGTGATATGCATCACTCAAGCGTCCAGTACGACAAAGCATATCAACAGCACATGAAACGTGCTCTATAACTGGCTCCAGACCATACTGCTCTTTTATGCACTTAAGTAGGCCTGTTCCCTCCTCAACAAGGCATATGTTTTTATAGGTAGTCAACACAGCAATTAAAGTGTAGTGGTTGGGTTGTACTTTTGTTTTCTTCATCATCTCAAAAAGCTTAACAACTTCTGTTGCAAGTCCACTCCATGCATATACCTGCATCATAGAAGCCCAAGATATTGCATCCTTATCCATAATCCCAATAATAAAGGCACCAACTGAAATACTGAGACTCCCACATCGACCATACATGTAAATAAGTGAATTAGCAATCGCCTGTTCATTCTGGAAACAATGTGAGGATGTACTTCCATCCCTTAATTCAGTGATGGAATCAGTGAGATCATATGTAAAATCTCCAAGAATGTAACATTGTCTGGGTCAATGCCTGTCGTATGCATTTCTATCGCAAACTTGATTGCTTTTTCCCCTAGTCCTTTTTTGACAGAGGGGATAACCCCCTATTTCATTACGAAATAGAAAGAGACATAAGTTCTTACAATGCCACAGGAACACCCAGAAATTTAAAGCTGACAAAGCACACAATTATCAGCTACGAAGGACCATAACCTGACCGAACCAAACTACTAGTAGCATCACATATAAAAGCACATAGctgactatcggcgtttcgaacccggggggtccctggactgacaagtaaattatcgccgcgtgccccagcccagatgggtcagcgcgagacggagcgcgaaggggggaggcagccggagggagacgggcgtgagaggtggaatcccgcggccttcgtgtttgtcccgcgcccaggtcgggtgcgcttgcagtagggggttacaagcgtccacgcgggagggagcgagcggcctcatgcgagcgtcgtcccgtccttccccgcgcggcccaccctcgtaagagggccctagtccttccttttataggcacaaggaaaggatccaggtgtacaatgaggggtgtagtagtgtgctaacgtgtctagcggaggagagctagcgccctaagttcatgccatcgtggcagccggagaggttttggcacccggttcgtgtggtgtcgtggccgtaggaggagcgctggagcccggcggaaggagagctgtcggggctgtcgagtccttgctgacgtcctcttgcttccgtaagggggctgagagcctccatcgtcatagagcgtgcggggcgccatcattacttgtctggcggagcgagccagatgggacgccggtcttgttccccgcagcctgagtcagcttggggcagggtaatgatggcgcctcctgttgacgtggtcggtccgtgccctagtttgggcgaggtggaggctcctccgaggtcgaggtcgagtctgtctcccaaggtcgaggtcgagtccgagcccccgggtcggacgaggcggagaccattggctggagccagggctgagtccgagccctagggtcgggcgaggcgaagttcgttgtccttcggggctgagcccgagtccgagccctggggtcgggcgaagcagagttcgtcgtcttccggggctgagcccgagtccgagccctagggtcgggcgaagcggagtttcccatggcgcctagggccggacttggctgctgtcagcctcactctgtcgagtggcacagcagtcggagcggcgcaggcggcgctgtcccactgtcagaccggtcagtggagcggcgaagtgactacggtcactttggctctgtcgactggagagcgggcgtcaggataaaggtgtcaggccacctttgcattaaatgtccctgcgatttggtcggttggcgtggcgatttggccaaggttgcttcttggcgaagactgggcctcgggcgagccgaaggcgtGTCCGTtgatggaggggggcctcgggcgagacgtagatcctccggggtcggctgcccttgcccgaggctgggctcaagcgaggcgtgatcgcgtccctcgaatggaccgatccttgacttaatcgcacccatcaggcctttgcagctttgtgctgatgggggttaccagctgagatttaggagccttgagggtacccctaattatggtccccaacagtagcccccgagcctcgaagcgagtgttaatactcgcttggaggcttttgtcacacttttttgcaaggggaccagcctttctcggttgcgttttgctccggtgggtgcgcgcgagcacacccgccgggtgtagcccccgaggcctcggaggagtggtttgactccttcgaggtcttaatgcctcgcacaatgcttcggctggtctggttgttccctcatgcgagctggccgtagcccgggtgcacggtcgggtcccaagttctcgggctggtatgttgacgctgtcaacggtttggccggagccgggtttgcgagagcagcccccgagcctctgcac
This portion of the Zea mays cultivar B73 chromosome 2, Zm-B73-REFERENCE-NAM-5.0, whole genome shotgun sequence genome encodes:
- the LOC118476266 gene encoding putative pentatricopeptide repeat-containing protein At1g03510; this translates as MYGRCGSLSISVGAFIIGIMDKDAISWASMMQVYAWSGLATEVVKLFEMMKKTKVQPNHYTLIAVLTTYKNICLVEEGTGLLKCIKEQYGLEPVIEHVSCAVDMLCRTGRLSDAYHLIQSSHSKHARNPILWGTLLSGSRYWGNLVIGEAAARHILSLDPGSNANYKMLADVYVSIGRRDKADNVLRMSLSKRTGLETRIVAGLKVAKDCNTC